In Aliamphritea ceti, a single window of DNA contains:
- the thpD gene encoding ectoine hydroxylase, whose amino-acid sequence MTNQAQPTDIYPSRQGLEHYIERQDPTVYASGNRLTPVSDKQIRHYAENGFMILEGLFSKAEVQIFQQELERLHNDEAVKNSGETITEPESGDVRSVFRVHENNPIFSSLAADERLAELARYILDDDVYIHQSRLNYKPGFRGKEFYWHSDFETWHVEDGMPRMRALSMSITLTENHEHNGPLMLIPGSHRQYAACAGDTPDNHYQASLKKQEYGVPSDTQLKDMVKKGGITVAKCKPGSVIVFDCNTMHGSNGNITPEPRSNVFFVYNAISNRVQQPFCHQPPRPEYICSRDKITPLSSVAI is encoded by the coding sequence ATGACAAACCAAGCGCAACCAACTGATATCTACCCTTCCCGCCAGGGACTGGAGCACTATATCGAACGCCAGGATCCAACTGTCTATGCTTCCGGAAACAGACTAACACCAGTCTCTGATAAGCAGATCAGACATTATGCTGAAAACGGCTTCATGATTCTGGAAGGATTGTTCTCTAAAGCGGAAGTGCAAATATTTCAACAGGAACTGGAACGACTGCACAATGACGAAGCCGTCAAAAACTCTGGTGAAACTATTACTGAACCAGAAAGCGGTGACGTAAGGTCAGTGTTTCGTGTACATGAAAACAACCCGATTTTCAGCTCACTTGCGGCGGACGAACGGTTAGCTGAATTGGCACGCTACATTCTCGATGACGATGTGTATATTCATCAGTCCCGTCTTAACTATAAACCGGGCTTTCGCGGTAAAGAATTTTACTGGCATTCAGACTTTGAAACCTGGCACGTAGAAGATGGAATGCCTCGAATGCGAGCGCTAAGCATGTCTATTACGCTGACAGAAAACCATGAGCATAATGGTCCGCTTATGCTAATTCCGGGGTCACATCGCCAATACGCCGCCTGCGCGGGTGATACGCCTGACAACCATTACCAGGCTTCTCTCAAAAAGCAGGAATACGGCGTCCCTTCTGACACTCAACTGAAAGACATGGTGAAGAAAGGCGGAATCACAGTCGCCAAGTGCAAGCCCGGCAGTGTCATAGTGTTTGACTGCAACACTATGCACGGCTCCAATGGCAACATTACTCCGGAGCCCCGTTCAAATGTTTTCTTTGTCTATAACGCCATCAGCAACCGGGTTCAGCAGCCATTCTGCCACCAGCCACCGAGGCCGGAATATATTTGCAGCCGTGACAAGATCACCCCTTTGTCTTCAGTCGCTATATAG
- a CDS encoding LysE family translocator — MDYVLLTKASVIGLSIAAPVGPIGLLCMQRTLISGAKTGLACGLGAATADAIYGAIGAFGLTAVTQIFTTAATPLALFGGLFLIWMGYQLLRTSANTKAASLQVGTSNIQAFISTMALTLANPMTILSFIAVFSALSGSMMLNTQSAMTMVTGVFLGSAIWWLMLSTSVSIIRHKIHASTIELISKAAGVLLLGFGGWQILSVVL; from the coding sequence ATGGACTATGTATTACTTACCAAAGCATCAGTAATAGGCTTATCAATCGCAGCCCCTGTCGGACCTATTGGGCTGCTATGCATGCAACGTACACTCATCAGCGGTGCTAAAACAGGCCTTGCCTGCGGATTAGGCGCTGCAACTGCTGATGCTATTTACGGTGCTATAGGTGCTTTTGGTTTAACCGCCGTCACTCAAATATTCACAACCGCAGCAACACCACTTGCACTATTTGGCGGCCTGTTTCTGATCTGGATGGGTTACCAACTGCTGAGGACGTCAGCCAACACTAAAGCAGCATCTTTGCAGGTCGGAACAAGTAACATTCAGGCGTTTATATCAACCATGGCGTTAACCCTGGCTAACCCAATGACAATTCTGTCATTCATCGCAGTGTTCTCTGCATTAAGTGGCAGCATGATGCTCAATACCCAATCCGCCATGACTATGGTGACAGGTGTATTTCTCGGTTCAGCTATATGGTGGCTGATGCTATCCACATCGGTATCTATCATCCGACATAAAATACACGCATCAACAATTGAGCTGATCAGCAAAGCGGCAGGAGTGTTACTGCTAGGATTTGGCGGCTGGCAAATCTTAAGTGTCGTTCTGTAA
- a CDS encoding Lrp/AsnC family transcriptional regulator, with translation MNIDPISWQILNAVQNDGRISLKALAAEIGLSLPATSERLKRLEEAGIISGYRAVVKPESVGYGVMAIMAMTTLQPDKARLIKLLTDMPEVIECLHVTGQDSYVIRVVTRDLQHLEDFAGSINQYGETRTSIVLSHPIRLRPVSSLANHD, from the coding sequence ATGAATATTGATCCTATTTCCTGGCAAATCTTAAACGCTGTACAAAATGATGGCCGTATTTCTTTAAAGGCATTAGCAGCTGAGATCGGTTTGTCATTACCTGCTACTTCTGAAAGGCTGAAACGGCTGGAAGAAGCGGGCATTATCAGCGGTTATCGGGCAGTAGTTAAACCTGAGTCTGTAGGGTATGGGGTAATGGCTATTATGGCTATGACGACCTTACAGCCGGATAAAGCCCGCCTGATTAAGTTGCTCACGGATATGCCTGAAGTTATCGAGTGCCTGCACGTAACCGGTCAGGACTCATACGTCATACGCGTAGTTACCCGGGATTTGCAACACCTGGAGGATTTTGCCGGCAGTATTAATCAGTATGGTGAAACCCGTACCTCTATCGTGTTATCTCATCCAATACGCTTACGGCCAGTGAGTTCGTTAGCTAATCATGACTGA
- a CDS encoding GNAT family N-acetyltransferase gives MKTPYQIQFEAFAAAGGLYDERHAKLYAEFANALIEDGSFSIVHEGVAHACYTPIRIDSVPHLTCYVLAPLAVLPEYQGKGYATRLMEEAESQLDADVIFVMGEPHHYGNRYNTPHKVRPPVKTMAPLECWFARELTPGALDNVGESTSSITGPYAAPLMWGHPSEQV, from the coding sequence ATGAAAACACCTTACCAAATACAATTCGAAGCCTTTGCTGCTGCTGGCGGCCTGTACGATGAGCGGCACGCGAAACTATACGCAGAGTTTGCAAATGCTCTGATTGAGGATGGTAGCTTTTCTATCGTACATGAGGGCGTGGCACACGCCTGTTACACCCCTATTCGCATAGACTCAGTCCCACACTTAACATGCTATGTGCTAGCGCCTTTGGCAGTACTGCCTGAATATCAGGGCAAAGGTTACGCTACCAGGCTAATGGAAGAAGCCGAAAGCCAACTGGATGCTGACGTAATCTTTGTTATGGGTGAACCACACCACTACGGCAATCGGTACAACACTCCTCACAAGGTGAGGCCTCCTGTTAAAACTATGGCCCCTCTGGAATGCTGGTTTGCACGTGAACTGACGCCAGGTGCTTTAGACAACGTAGGAGAATCCACGTCAAGCATCACCGGACCTTACGCCGCACCGCTTATGTGGGGACACCCAAGCGAACAGGTATAA
- a CDS encoding LysE family translocator, with translation MVEILAYAFGIMYTPGPANLLSMNAGLNGHLRSTVAFCLGVASAMLLLFILFGYTGAWLVGPRYQLLISCLGSMYIMYLAYKIGWSSIRTPVAEAVEQTSTHRLNYKAGLIMQLLNPKAFVAILPIVTVQFPEAQISGEAIIVWSLLLSCMAFGAPASYLLMGAHLGKRIREPRYFRVLNLCMAALLLYVAGDIAYNHVYLKWG, from the coding sequence ATGGTTGAAATACTCGCGTACGCCTTTGGCATTATGTACACCCCAGGGCCAGCTAATTTGCTGAGCATGAATGCAGGGCTGAACGGTCATTTACGCTCGACAGTCGCATTTTGCCTGGGAGTAGCAAGTGCAATGTTGCTGTTATTTATATTATTTGGCTATACCGGTGCCTGGCTGGTGGGTCCCCGTTATCAATTACTGATCAGTTGCCTGGGGAGCATGTATATCATGTATCTGGCGTATAAAATTGGCTGGTCCAGTATTCGGACACCGGTCGCTGAAGCGGTGGAGCAGACTTCCACGCACAGGCTGAATTATAAAGCTGGGTTGATAATGCAGTTACTCAACCCTAAGGCTTTTGTGGCTATATTACCGATAGTAACGGTGCAGTTTCCTGAGGCGCAGATTTCAGGAGAAGCAATTATAGTTTGGTCATTATTGCTCTCATGCATGGCTTTTGGTGCGCCGGCCAGTTACCTGTTGATGGGTGCGCATTTGGGAAAACGTATACGGGAACCGCGTTATTTCCGCGTTCTTAATTTATGTATGGCTGCACTGCTCTTATATGTGGCGGGAGATATTGCCTATAACCATGTGTATCTGAAATGGGGGTAG
- a CDS encoding YjhX family toxin yields MNISKQEQRILHILALGGSVHYLRRESGKIYEVTCYTREGNALSGCTLNTFKHLRRKKLISSIKSQPYRITKLGASSVQSQMMQR; encoded by the coding sequence TTGAATATATCAAAGCAAGAACAACGCATATTGCACATTCTCGCTCTTGGTGGCTCGGTTCATTACCTGCGCAGAGAAAGCGGAAAAATCTATGAAGTCACTTGTTACACCCGGGAAGGTAATGCCCTTTCCGGATGCACGCTTAATACTTTCAAACACTTAAGACGTAAAAAACTGATCAGCTCGATAAAAAGCCAGCCCTATCGCATCACTAAATTAGGCGCCAGCTCTGTTCAGTCACAAATGATGCAGCGATAA
- the ectA gene encoding diaminobutyrate acetyltransferase, with amino-acid sequence MNTSGVTLRKPTARDGQSVHQLISRIPELDSNSSYCNLLQCCHFVDTSIIAEKHGNILGFISGYLKPGNHKTLFIWQVAVSSDARNCGLGSQMLQQLLERDEHISVTHLETTITETNNASWALFNRLAKHFDAPLEHSVIFDRITHFNDEHDSELLARIGPLSR; translated from the coding sequence ATGAATACTTCAGGCGTAACTTTACGCAAACCCACCGCTAGAGATGGCCAGTCAGTACATCAACTTATATCCAGAATTCCAGAATTAGATAGCAACTCCAGCTACTGTAATCTGTTGCAGTGCTGTCATTTTGTAGACACGTCTATTATTGCTGAAAAGCATGGCAATATTTTAGGTTTCATCAGCGGTTACCTTAAGCCGGGCAATCATAAAACCTTATTCATCTGGCAAGTAGCAGTCAGCTCAGACGCTCGTAATTGTGGGCTTGGCAGTCAAATGCTTCAGCAACTTCTCGAACGAGATGAACACATCTCTGTTACTCACCTGGAAACAACGATTACTGAAACAAATAATGCCTCATGGGCATTATTCAACCGGCTGGCAAAGCACTTCGACGCACCGCTTGAGCATTCAGTGATATTTGACCGGATAACTCACTTCAACGACGAGCATGATTCTGAGCTACTCGCCAGAATCGGCCCTCTGTCACGTTAA
- a CDS encoding MarR family winged helix-turn-helix transcriptional regulator codes for MENSQKALVLLRQIIRSADMQDKEISRRTGLTPAQLIVMQTLRENVHLTTGELAKEMAITQATVTSILDRLEKKALVARERGVEDKRKVWVSLTDDGVELMKGAPTTQQDVFVRHFEDIQNWEQSMVVASLERVAFMLNAQHLDAAPVLDIGQLDRAQNEQSDS; via the coding sequence ATGGAAAATAGCCAGAAAGCACTTGTGTTGCTGCGACAGATTATTCGATCTGCTGATATGCAGGACAAAGAAATTAGCCGCAGAACAGGGCTGACTCCTGCACAGCTGATAGTTATGCAAACGCTACGGGAAAATGTCCATCTGACGACCGGTGAGCTGGCCAAAGAAATGGCTATAACTCAGGCTACCGTCACCAGTATTCTGGATCGTCTTGAGAAAAAAGCTTTAGTTGCCCGGGAGCGTGGTGTCGAAGATAAACGCAAGGTATGGGTTAGCCTCACTGACGATGGCGTTGAGTTGATGAAAGGGGCTCCCACCACGCAGCAGGATGTGTTTGTGCGTCACTTTGAAGATATACAAAACTGGGAGCAGTCGATGGTTGTGGCAAGCCTGGAACGGGTTGCTTTCATGCTCAACGCACAGCATCTCGATGCTGCTCCTGTGTTGGATATAGGCCAGTTAGATCGCGCTCAGAATGAGCAATCTGATAGCTAA
- a CDS encoding ectoine synthase, with the protein MIVRDLITAEQSNRRIVSPDGNWESTRMLLKDDNMGFSFHITTIYKHADFQMHYQNHLESVYCVSGEGEVETLSDGKVYPIKPGTLYILDKHDKHILRAFEEMQMACVFNPPLNGKEVHNTEGAYELEAEAVSA; encoded by the coding sequence ATGATCGTTCGTGACTTAATAACAGCAGAACAAAGTAATCGCCGAATTGTATCCCCTGATGGCAACTGGGAGAGCACCCGCATGCTACTCAAGGATGACAATATGGGTTTCTCCTTCCATATCACCACTATTTATAAGCATGCCGATTTTCAGATGCATTATCAGAATCATCTGGAATCCGTTTACTGTGTTTCAGGTGAGGGCGAAGTTGAAACATTATCTGACGGCAAGGTATACCCAATTAAACCGGGCACGCTTTACATTCTGGACAAGCATGACAAACATATTCTGCGAGCCTTTGAAGAAATGCAGATGGCCTGCGTTTTTAACCCTCCACTGAACGGAAAAGAAGTTCATAACACTGAAGGTGCCTATGAACTGGAAGCTGAAGCTGTATCGGCCTGA
- the ectB gene encoding diaminobutyrate--2-oxoglutarate transaminase: MKIFEEIESEVQSYARSFPRIFNKAQGEHLYDEDGNQYLDFLAGAGTLNYGHNNPIFKEKLLDYIHSDGITHGLDLHTKAKGEFMEAFNEKILKPRNLNYVMQFTGPTGTNAVEAALKLARNITGRENVISFTNGFHGVSMGALAATGNSHHRGAAGVSLSGVSRMPYDGYLGDDIDTTVYLDKVLSDSSSGIDKPAAVIVETVQGEGGINVADVQWLKQLDFVCKKHEVLLIVDDIQAGCGRTGTYFSFEEAGIKPDIVTLSKSLGGYGLPFAVVLFKPELDQWKPGEHNGTFRGNNFAFVTAKAAIDHYWSDDVFSKEIMRKGSFVSDRLTKIVKQYGNGNFTTRGRGMFQGINCVNGELAGKITKKAFQKGLIIETSGADDHVVKLFCPLIIDINNLAKGIDILEEAIREVCATEDSIPEQKKYFDPVALAS; encoded by the coding sequence ATGAAAATTTTTGAAGAGATTGAATCTGAAGTTCAATCCTACGCCCGCTCGTTCCCACGCATCTTTAACAAGGCTCAGGGCGAACATTTGTATGACGAGGATGGCAATCAATACCTTGATTTTCTGGCAGGTGCCGGCACGCTGAACTACGGCCACAACAACCCTATATTTAAGGAAAAACTTCTCGACTACATCCATAGCGATGGCATTACTCACGGGCTTGATTTACATACCAAAGCAAAGGGCGAATTTATGGAGGCTTTCAACGAAAAAATCCTTAAGCCCCGTAATCTCAACTATGTAATGCAATTCACAGGACCGACCGGAACTAACGCTGTTGAAGCTGCCTTAAAACTGGCCCGTAACATTACCGGACGGGAAAACGTTATCAGCTTCACCAACGGATTCCATGGTGTCAGCATGGGCGCGCTTGCCGCTACCGGCAACTCTCATCACCGTGGTGCAGCAGGTGTCAGCTTGAGCGGCGTTAGCCGAATGCCTTATGACGGATATTTAGGTGACGATATTGATACCACGGTTTATCTGGACAAAGTACTCAGCGATTCAAGCAGCGGTATAGATAAACCTGCAGCTGTTATTGTTGAAACCGTTCAGGGAGAAGGCGGTATCAACGTAGCCGATGTCCAATGGCTCAAGCAACTTGATTTCGTATGTAAAAAGCACGAAGTACTCTTAATTGTGGACGATATTCAGGCCGGCTGCGGTCGTACAGGCACTTACTTCAGTTTCGAAGAGGCAGGCATCAAACCGGACATTGTCACCCTTTCTAAATCACTGGGTGGATACGGACTCCCCTTCGCTGTAGTCCTGTTCAAACCAGAGTTGGATCAGTGGAAACCCGGCGAGCACAACGGTACTTTCCGCGGTAATAACTTTGCATTTGTAACAGCCAAAGCAGCCATTGATCACTATTGGTCTGATGATGTTTTCAGCAAAGAAATAATGCGTAAAGGCAGCTTTGTATCAGACCGCCTTACCAAGATCGTAAAGCAATACGGTAACGGTAACTTCACTACCCGCGGCCGCGGCATGTTCCAGGGTATCAATTGCGTCAACGGCGAACTGGCCGGAAAAATCACTAAGAAAGCATTTCAGAAAGGCCTGATTATCGAAACAAGCGGTGCAGATGATCATGTTGTAAAGCTCTTTTGTCCGCTCATTATCGATATCAATAATCTGGCAAAAGGCATCGATATTCTGGAGGAAGCTATCCGTGAGGTTTGCGCTACAGAAGATTCAATTCCGGAACAGAAAAAGTACTTCGACCCGGTCGCACTTGCCAGCTAA
- a CDS encoding aspartate kinase, producing MHTIEKIGGTSMSDYPSVRDNIIHKPGNQKSLYQRVFVVSAYGGITDKLLEHKKSGQPGIYALFASSMEDKSWLQALEQLRSEMYAINHSLFGESSLLALANDFIDERLQQAQKCLTDLYSLCMHGHFALNAHLATVREMLASIGEAHSAWNMTELLKRDGINACYIDLTGWNTEQHLPLDDRIRNAFQHINLDNQLPIVTGYAHSEDGLMSSFDRGYSEMTFSRLAVLTNAREAIIHKEFHLSTADPRLVGEENAVPIGRTNYDVADQLANLGMEAIHPKAAKGLRQNSVPLRIKNTFEPEHTGTLITGDYVSDTPCVEIIAGRKGVYALELFDQDMVGNIDNYDQEIMALIKRFRAHVISKDMNANTITHYLATNLKTVKRIQSALQERFTEAELDQKKVAVVSAIGSDIKVPGMLAKAVSAIANDNISVLAIHQSMRQVDMQFVIEETDYEMTVKSLHRDLVEVHEHGNAICIAAYSTAHIN from the coding sequence ATGCATACTATCGAGAAAATAGGCGGTACATCTATGTCAGACTACCCGTCTGTCAGAGATAACATTATTCACAAACCGGGGAATCAGAAAAGTCTCTATCAACGGGTTTTCGTTGTCTCAGCGTATGGCGGTATTACAGATAAACTGCTCGAGCATAAGAAAAGTGGCCAGCCCGGTATTTACGCACTTTTTGCCAGCAGCATGGAAGACAAAAGCTGGCTACAGGCGCTCGAACAACTTAGATCTGAGATGTATGCCATCAACCATTCACTCTTCGGTGAAAGCAGCTTGCTAGCCCTTGCCAATGACTTTATTGACGAACGGTTACAACAAGCACAAAAATGCCTGACCGACCTGTACAGTCTGTGTATGCATGGTCATTTCGCCCTGAATGCGCACCTTGCCACCGTCAGAGAGATGCTCGCCAGTATTGGCGAAGCACACAGCGCATGGAATATGACAGAGCTCTTGAAGCGAGATGGTATCAACGCCTGCTACATTGACCTGACCGGTTGGAATACTGAGCAGCACCTGCCGCTGGATGATCGTATTCGCAATGCATTCCAACACATAAATCTCGACAATCAACTGCCAATAGTCACCGGCTATGCACACAGTGAAGATGGCCTGATGTCTTCTTTCGACCGCGGTTACAGCGAGATGACTTTTAGCCGTCTGGCCGTTTTAACCAATGCACGGGAAGCAATCATTCATAAGGAATTTCACCTTAGTACTGCAGACCCTCGCCTGGTAGGCGAAGAAAATGCAGTACCAATAGGCCGGACCAATTATGATGTCGCTGACCAGTTAGCCAACCTTGGGATGGAAGCTATCCACCCTAAAGCGGCAAAAGGCTTGCGACAGAACAGCGTACCACTGCGTATAAAAAACACTTTTGAGCCAGAACACACCGGCACATTAATTACTGGCGACTATGTTAGCGATACCCCCTGTGTTGAAATCATCGCTGGCCGAAAAGGCGTCTATGCGCTTGAGCTATTCGATCAGGACATGGTGGGCAATATAGACAATTATGATCAGGAGATCATGGCGCTGATTAAGCGCTTTCGGGCACATGTTATATCCAAAGATATGAACGCTAATACAATAACTCATTATCTGGCCACAAACCTGAAAACAGTTAAACGTATACAGTCCGCACTGCAAGAGCGTTTCACTGAAGCAGAACTTGACCAGAAAAAGGTCGCGGTAGTCTCTGCCATCGGCAGTGATATAAAAGTCCCCGGAATGCTGGCAAAAGCAGTCTCCGCAATCGCCAATGACAACATTAGCGTACTGGCAATCCATCAATCGATGCGACAAGTAGATATGCAATTTGTCATTGAAGAAACTGACTATGAAATGACCGTAAAAAGCCTGCACCGTGATTTAGTAGAAGTACACGAACATGGCAATGCGATCTGTATAGCTGCTTATTCCACAGCACATATAAACTAA
- the rluF gene encoding 23S rRNA pseudouridine(2604) synthase RluF → MFNDTSTRLNKYISESGICSRREADRYIEQGNVYINGKRAQIGDKVSPGDLVKVNGQPIEPQDAEEFIFIALNKPVGVVSTTESSERNNIVDFVNHSERIFPIGRLDKDSQGLIFLTSNGDLVNKILRAGNNHEKEYIVTVNKPVTDEFITGLGAGVPMLGVTTKKCKVVKESSHAFRITLIQGLNRQIRRMCEHFGYEVEKLSRVRIMNIDLKGLPAGEWRDLTDEELMVLLKSVEKSSSGSSKQGSSKQSGSKKPGSKQSNSKSSGSRQSNESGKSAQSKKPSRSGKSSGAAAGRQHKPKATNSRGGSQRLGKKKTRR, encoded by the coding sequence ATGTTTAATGACACCTCTACCCGATTAAATAAGTACATAAGTGAAAGTGGCATTTGCTCGAGAAGAGAAGCCGATCGCTATATTGAGCAGGGTAATGTTTACATTAATGGCAAGCGGGCACAGATAGGTGACAAAGTATCTCCGGGTGATCTGGTAAAAGTTAATGGTCAGCCGATTGAGCCTCAGGATGCCGAAGAGTTTATCTTTATTGCTTTGAACAAGCCGGTGGGCGTTGTCAGTACGACTGAAAGCAGTGAACGAAATAACATTGTAGATTTTGTAAACCACAGCGAGCGGATTTTTCCGATCGGCCGGCTAGATAAAGATTCGCAGGGGCTGATCTTTCTGACCAGTAATGGCGATCTGGTAAACAAAATACTGCGTGCCGGTAATAACCACGAGAAAGAATACATCGTCACCGTTAATAAGCCTGTTACCGATGAGTTTATTACGGGTCTTGGTGCCGGGGTTCCCATGCTCGGAGTCACGACCAAAAAGTGCAAGGTGGTAAAAGAATCCTCCCATGCTTTCCGGATCACTCTGATTCAGGGGCTTAACCGTCAGATTCGTCGTATGTGTGAGCACTTTGGCTACGAAGTCGAGAAGCTCAGCCGTGTGCGTATTATGAATATTGACTTGAAGGGCTTACCTGCAGGTGAATGGCGGGACCTGACTGACGAAGAGCTGATGGTGTTATTGAAGTCAGTAGAAAAGTCTTCTTCAGGCAGTTCTAAGCAAGGCAGTTCAAAACAATCCGGTTCAAAAAAGCCTGGTTCAAAACAGTCTAATTCTAAGTCATCAGGCTCTCGGCAGTCGAATGAATCCGGTAAATCAGCACAGTCTAAAAAGCCGTCAAGATCCGGCAAGTCATCAGGTGCTGCGGCAGGTCGACAGCATAAGCCAAAAGCGACAAACAGCAGAGGCGGTTCACAGCGTTTAGGTAAGAAAAAGACCCGCCGCTAA
- a CDS encoding AraC family transcriptional regulator produces the protein MMKCDNQFQYFKSKNLDQVTVLQAEMNDFSYGRHAHEEYSFGVTLAGRQDFFAGRAFHRSHPGNVIIFNPGEVHDGQSGVDDTLQYRMLYIHPDQLEPMLESAGIRHSKDFQIVDTMLDDPELRQSILSMALFIENKTGDQLQEECELFRMAERIAKRYGECSTDTKQRKSDQLLLRARDFIHDNIHADMSLDEISQQSCLSKYHFLRMFRQQFGITPHQYLLNCRINRAREDLESGIALDDVVFTYGFSDLSHFNRRFKPVFGMTPRQYQQHCLSA, from the coding sequence ATGATGAAATGTGATAATCAGTTCCAATACTTCAAAAGCAAGAACCTGGATCAGGTGACGGTGCTGCAGGCTGAGATGAATGATTTTTCTTATGGCAGGCATGCCCATGAGGAATATTCCTTCGGTGTAACGCTAGCAGGCCGGCAGGATTTTTTTGCTGGTCGTGCATTTCATCGCAGTCATCCGGGTAACGTTATTATCTTTAATCCAGGTGAGGTTCATGATGGTCAGTCCGGAGTGGATGATACCTTGCAGTATCGCATGCTCTATATACACCCTGATCAGCTCGAGCCTATGCTTGAAAGTGCCGGTATCAGGCACAGCAAAGACTTTCAGATTGTCGATACTATGCTGGATGATCCTGAGTTGCGTCAGAGTATCCTCAGTATGGCTTTGTTTATTGAAAACAAAACCGGGGACCAACTGCAGGAAGAGTGCGAGCTTTTTCGGATGGCTGAGCGCATCGCGAAGCGTTATGGCGAGTGCTCTACCGATACAAAACAACGGAAATCAGATCAGTTATTGCTGCGGGCACGGGACTTTATTCATGACAATATCCATGCGGATATGTCTCTGGATGAGATTAGCCAGCAGTCCTGCCTGTCCAAATATCATTTTCTGCGAATGTTTCGACAGCAATTTGGTATTACGCCGCATCAGTACCTTCTTAACTGCCGCATAAATCGTGCTCGCGAAGATCTCGAGTCAGGTATAGCACTTGACGATGTGGTTTTCACATATGGTTTCAGTGACCTGAGCCACTTTAACCGTCGGTTTAAACCTGTCTTTGGTATGACCCCACGGCAATATCAGCAGCATTGTCTAAGCGCTTGA
- a CDS encoding TetR/AcrR family transcriptional regulator, with product MDKREQILNIATELFSENGFEKTPISAICEGANVSKGLVFHHFKNKDILLREIFVRTTEIIGELNREQARISDPRQRLAALIESIFASMIEHRKLYQFNLNVLLQPTTRAILSDLIEERATMLLETTEDIFSQLSKDNSRVLSHLFIAEIDGTAMNYLFSYDAFPLMLIKDELIKKYS from the coding sequence ATGGATAAACGAGAACAGATACTGAATATAGCCACCGAGCTTTTCTCTGAGAACGGGTTTGAAAAAACACCTATATCAGCCATTTGCGAAGGCGCTAATGTTTCAAAAGGCCTGGTTTTCCACCATTTTAAAAATAAAGATATTTTGCTTAGAGAGATCTTCGTCAGAACCACAGAAATCATCGGAGAACTGAATAGGGAGCAGGCAAGAATATCTGACCCTAGACAGCGATTAGCTGCCCTCATAGAGTCGATTTTCGCCTCAATGATTGAACACCGAAAACTATATCAGTTTAACCTTAACGTATTGCTACAACCCACAACGAGAGCAATTCTAAGCGATCTGATAGAAGAAAGAGCAACTATGCTGCTTGAAACAACAGAAGATATTTTTAGCCAACTATCAAAAGACAATAGCCGGGTTCTTAGCCATTTGTTTATTGCTGAAATCGATGGCACCGCTATGAATTACTTGTTCTCTTATGATGCATTTCCTCTGATGCTTATTAAAGATGAGTTAATAAAAAAATACAGCTAA